In the Hyphomonadaceae bacterium BL14 genome, one interval contains:
- a CDS encoding heme lyase CcmF/NrfE family subunit: MIAEIGRFLIALAFLACVAQTLLAWRGADQGGRSGAARAGTAAAEIAVIAAGVAFLLLVISFVRSDFSIAYVASNSHVDKPLLYKISGTWGGHEGSMLLWCWILVLFGLGLARIGPKDPALRARAVSFQGLLSSLFFAFLAFASNPFERILPAPIQGADLNPILQDPLLAIHPPMLYVGYVGLSAAFAIAAAGLMQKSGGRELASALRPWALGAWVSLTGGIALGAWWAYYELGWGGWWFWDPVENASFMPWLLGAALVHSAIATEKRGAFPGWTVFLALIAYILSILGAFLVRSGVLTSVHAFALDPERGAWILGMLGISAVAGFALFALRAGSLGEGDGFEPTSREAFIGANNLLLAVTAGVVLIGTLYPLFVDLMGWPMISVGPPYFDASATPLLILAAALMPVAAFMPWANGGAKPGLKQMRAALLLVPVAGVIIAFIAFGAPVLAVVAGGVGAWALCGAAMDVGVHWRAAKARAARFSVAGRALAHAGVGFIALGAAADASRPPDLHRSLAPGESLSIAGRTLTLEGVRRADGRNYMADRATIRVDDRYTVSPERRFYPAADQTTREVGLRSDWRGDLYLSVGEARLREDGVMVYELRAAYHPLVWMLGFGAFLVVGGGGLALTGRLMSGAPARVRRETPEPGAASAPLDAAEAGA, encoded by the coding sequence ATGATCGCAGAGATTGGCCGCTTCCTCATAGCGCTGGCGTTCCTGGCATGTGTCGCCCAGACACTTCTGGCCTGGCGCGGCGCGGACCAGGGCGGACGCTCGGGCGCGGCGCGGGCCGGCACGGCGGCCGCGGAGATTGCGGTGATCGCCGCCGGTGTCGCCTTCCTGCTGCTGGTTATCAGCTTTGTGCGCTCCGATTTCTCCATCGCCTATGTCGCGTCCAACTCCCATGTGGACAAACCGCTTCTGTACAAGATTTCCGGCACCTGGGGCGGACATGAAGGCTCGATGCTGTTGTGGTGCTGGATTCTGGTCCTGTTCGGGCTGGGCCTGGCGCGCATCGGACCGAAGGACCCGGCGCTGCGCGCGCGCGCGGTGAGCTTCCAGGGGCTTCTGTCCTCGCTCTTCTTCGCGTTTCTGGCCTTTGCGTCCAACCCGTTCGAGCGGATTCTGCCCGCTCCGATCCAGGGTGCGGACCTCAATCCGATCCTTCAGGACCCGCTGCTCGCGATCCATCCGCCCATGCTCTATGTGGGCTATGTCGGTCTGTCAGCGGCATTCGCCATCGCCGCGGCGGGCCTGATGCAGAAGTCCGGCGGGCGTGAACTGGCCAGTGCGCTGCGCCCCTGGGCGCTGGGCGCCTGGGTCAGCCTGACGGGCGGCATCGCGCTGGGGGCCTGGTGGGCGTATTACGAGCTGGGCTGGGGCGGCTGGTGGTTCTGGGACCCGGTGGAGAATGCCAGCTTTATGCCCTGGCTGCTCGGCGCAGCGCTGGTCCACTCGGCCATCGCGACCGAAAAGCGCGGCGCGTTTCCCGGCTGGACCGTCTTCCTGGCGCTCATCGCCTACATCCTGTCTATTCTGGGTGCCTTCCTCGTGCGGTCGGGTGTGCTGACCTCGGTGCATGCCTTTGCGCTCGATCCCGAACGCGGCGCGTGGATTCTGGGCATGCTGGGCATTTCCGCCGTGGCCGGGTTCGCGCTTTTCGCCCTGCGCGCAGGCTCTCTGGGCGAGGGTGACGGGTTCGAACCGACCAGCCGTGAGGCCTTCATCGGCGCCAATAATCTCCTGCTCGCCGTGACCGCGGGCGTGGTGCTGATCGGCACGCTCTACCCGTTGTTTGTCGATCTCATGGGTTGGCCCATGATCTCGGTGGGTCCGCCCTATTTTGATGCCTCGGCCACGCCGCTGCTCATTCTGGCGGCCGCCCTGATGCCGGTGGCAGCCTTCATGCCCTGGGCCAATGGCGGCGCGAAGCCGGGTCTCAAGCAGATGCGGGCGGCGCTTCTGCTGGTGCCGGTGGCGGGCGTCATCATCGCCTTCATCGCCTTTGGCGCGCCGGTTCTGGCAGTGGTCGCGGGCGGCGTGGGGGCCTGGGCGCTGTGCGGCGCGGCCATGGATGTGGGCGTGCACTGGCGTGCCGCCAAGGCGCGGGCCGCGCGCTTCTCGGTAGCCGGCCGGGCGCTGGCCCATGCCGGGGTCGGTTTCATTGCGCTGGGGGCCGCTGCCGACGCCTCGCGCCCGCCCGATCTGCACCGCTCGCTGGCCCCGGGCGAAAGCCTGTCGATTGCGGGCCGGACCCTGACGCTGGAAGGCGTGCGCCGCGCGGATGGCCGCAATTACATGGCAGACCGTGCCACCATCCGCGTGGATGACCGCTACACCGTCAGCCCGGAGCGGCGCTTCTACCCGGCCGCCGACCAGACCACGCGCGAAGTCGGGCTGCGGTCAGACTGGCGCGGCGATCTCTATCTGTCCGTGGGCGAAGCGCGCCTGCGTGAAGATGGGGTGATGGTCTATGAGCTGCGCGCAGCCTATCACCCGCTGGTCTGGATGCTGGGATTTGGTGCATTCCTGGTGGTGGGCGGCGGTGGTCTGGCTCTGACCGGACGGCTCATGTCCGGCGCTCCGGCGCGGGTGCGCAGAGAGACGCCCGAGCCGGGCGCAGCGTCTGCGCCGTTGGATGCCGCGGAGGCGGGCGCATGA
- the ccmE gene encoding cytochrome c maturation protein CcmE produces MTKARRRLWITAAAGAVLILAATLAFTAMRDAMVFFYSPTMVAENPPEPGQRVRVGGLVVTGSVERPSSGGANFTVTDGNAEIRILFAGALPDLFREGQGIVAEGVFGDDARFTAANVLAKHDESYMPPEVARALRDSGYWQDENAPASSYGDSVQETGR; encoded by the coding sequence GTGACCAAAGCCCGCAGACGCCTCTGGATCACCGCCGCCGCCGGCGCGGTGCTCATCCTCGCCGCCACGCTCGCCTTCACGGCCATGCGCGATGCGATGGTGTTCTTCTATTCGCCGACCATGGTCGCGGAAAATCCGCCCGAGCCTGGCCAGCGCGTACGCGTCGGCGGTCTGGTGGTGACCGGGTCGGTGGAGCGCCCGTCCTCGGGCGGTGCCAATTTCACCGTTACGGACGGCAATGCCGAGATCCGCATCCTTTTTGCCGGTGCTCTGCCGGACCTGTTCCGTGAAGGCCAGGGCATCGTGGCCGAAGGCGTGTTCGGCGATGACGCCCGCTTTACGGCCGCCAACGTGCTGGCCAAGCATGACGAGAGCTACATGCCGCCTGAAGTCGCGCGGGCCTTGCGCGATTCGGGTTATTGGCAGGATGAAAACGCGCCTGCTTCAAGTTATGGTGACAGTGTTCAGGAGACGGGCCGATGA
- a CDS encoding class I SAM-dependent methyltransferase has protein sequence MTSSLPSALEARAAAGARLSSPSAARNRDAIARALAGLLPGRARVVEIASGTGEHALACIAARPDLIWTPSDPDPDARASIDAWALDAGGAIAPARDLDVTRDGWEIALEADAIFCANMIHIAPWTAAEGLFAGAGGILKPGAQLHLYGPFLEGEATAPSNLEFDASLRARHPGWGVRALAAVDALAARCGFERAGRLEMPAHNRLVSYQRSAS, from the coding sequence ATGACATCATCGCTTCCTTCCGCTCTTGAAGCTCGCGCCGCCGCTGGCGCGCGCCTGTCATCGCCGAGCGCGGCGCGCAATCGCGACGCCATCGCCCGGGCTCTGGCCGGGCTGTTGCCCGGGCGGGCGCGTGTCGTGGAAATCGCCAGCGGCACGGGCGAGCATGCGCTGGCCTGTATTGCCGCGCGCCCGGACCTCATCTGGACGCCCAGCGATCCCGATCCGGACGCGCGCGCCAGCATCGATGCCTGGGCTCTGGACGCGGGTGGGGCGATCGCCCCGGCGCGCGATCTCGACGTGACCCGGGATGGCTGGGAGATTGCGCTCGAAGCCGACGCCATCTTTTGCGCGAACATGATCCACATCGCGCCCTGGACCGCGGCGGAGGGCCTGTTTGCCGGTGCCGGCGGCATCCTGAAGCCCGGTGCGCAACTGCATCTCTATGGCCCCTTCCTCGAGGGTGAGGCCACCGCACCGTCCAATCTGGAATTTGACGCCAGCCTGCGTGCGCGCCATCCCGGCTGGGGTGTGCGGGCGCTGGCCGCGGTCGATGCACTGGCGGCGCGCTGCGGGTTTGAGCGGGCAGGCCGGCTGGAGATGCCGGCCCATAACCGGCTCGTGAGCTATCAACGGAGTGCGTCATGA
- a CDS encoding sensor histidine kinase: protein MVRRLVLAALGWAVILLVFGAGALTLLFQSTVLRDLDDRLAGVVDSMVAHVEPVAGGGLELDLRPIDPGYFQALSGRYWQVFAAGADAAPSILRSDSLANERLDTAGPLVRAALGQPGITIIGETPGPNLEPLRMHVRAVLIEGRGPVVFAAAEDRRPSDRRVRDFAMAAAGLLAAFAAALAAGVVVLVRWALGPILRMGAAVAAVRDGQTEWVSGHFPREIKPLAEELNGLLDHSREVVERARTHVGNLAHALKTPLTVLGNEARGQSGPLAELVTRQTQSMTDQVEHHLRRARAAANARAIGARTPADAVINDLGRTLRRIYERRGVRIDWDTAPGAVFRGERQDLEDLAGNLMDNACKWAAGQVHVTLLPALAGRLEIIVDDDGPGLTQDQRHQALARGVRLDEQSPGTGLGLAIVTDLASAYGGTLSLDRSPLGGLRACLDLPGGAGG from the coding sequence ATGGTGCGGCGCCTGGTGCTGGCCGCCTTGGGCTGGGCGGTGATTCTGCTGGTGTTCGGTGCGGGTGCGCTGACCTTGCTGTTTCAATCGACCGTCTTGCGCGATCTCGACGACCGGCTCGCCGGGGTGGTGGATTCCATGGTGGCCCATGTCGAGCCTGTCGCCGGCGGCGGGCTGGAGCTGGATCTGCGGCCGATTGATCCGGGCTATTTCCAGGCTTTGTCCGGGCGTTACTGGCAGGTCTTCGCAGCCGGAGCCGATGCGGCCCCGTCCATCCTGCGCTCGGACTCGCTGGCCAATGAGCGTCTTGATACCGCCGGACCGCTGGTGCGCGCGGCGCTGGGCCAGCCGGGCATCACGATCATCGGCGAAACACCCGGACCCAATCTTGAGCCCCTGCGCATGCATGTGCGCGCTGTCCTGATTGAAGGACGCGGACCCGTGGTGTTCGCCGCCGCCGAGGACCGGCGCCCGTCGGACCGGCGGGTGCGCGATTTTGCCATGGCGGCGGCCGGTCTGCTGGCCGCATTTGCCGCAGCGCTGGCGGCGGGCGTGGTGGTGCTGGTGCGCTGGGCGCTCGGGCCAATTCTGCGCATGGGGGCTGCTGTCGCGGCCGTGCGCGACGGTCAGACCGAATGGGTGAGTGGCCATTTTCCACGCGAGATCAAACCGCTGGCCGAAGAGCTTAACGGGCTTCTTGATCATTCACGTGAAGTGGTCGAGCGCGCCCGCACCCATGTGGGTAATCTCGCCCACGCCCTGAAGACGCCGCTGACGGTGCTGGGCAATGAGGCGCGCGGCCAGTCCGGGCCGCTGGCCGAGCTGGTGACACGTCAGACCCAGTCCATGACTGATCAGGTCGAGCATCATCTGCGCCGCGCGCGCGCCGCCGCGAACGCCCGCGCCATCGGCGCGCGCACGCCCGCCGACGCCGTGATCAATGATCTGGGCCGCACGCTGCGGCGCATCTATGAGCGCCGGGGCGTGCGGATCGACTGGGATACCGCGCCTGGCGCGGTGTTCCGTGGCGAGCGCCAGGACCTTGAGGACCTGGCCGGCAATCTGATGGACAATGCCTGCAAATGGGCCGCCGGCCAGGTGCATGTCACGCTCCTGCCTGCCCTGGCAGGGCGCCTCGAGATCATCGTCGATGATGACGGGCCGGGCCTGACGCAGGACCAGCGCCACCAGGCGCTGGCCCGCGGCGTGCGCCTGGACGAACAGTCACCCGGCACCGGGCTGGGTCTGGCCATCGTGACGGATCTGGCCAGCGCGTATGGCGGGACGCTATCACTGGACCGCTCGCCCCTGGGGGGGCTGCGCGCCTGCCTCGATCTGCCAGGCGGTGCCGGGGGCTAG
- a CDS encoding response regulator transcription factor — MRALIVEDDADLNRQLSDTLHHAGYAVDSAADGEDGWHLGETEPYDAIVLDLGLPKLDGVSVLERWRKAGVTTPVLILTARDRWSEKVAGFDAGADDYLTKPFHPEELLARLRALTRRAAGHASAMMESGTLTLDTRGARVFLGDQLVKLTSHEFRLLSYLMHHKERVISRTELVEHIYDQDFDRDSNTIEVFVGRLRKKIGNDRIETVRGLGYRLVDPDTGRMDARTG; from the coding sequence ATGCGCGCGCTCATCGTGGAAGACGACGCCGATCTGAACCGCCAGCTGTCCGATACGCTGCACCATGCCGGCTATGCGGTGGATTCCGCCGCCGACGGCGAAGATGGCTGGCATCTGGGCGAGACCGAGCCGTATGACGCCATCGTGCTCGATCTCGGCTTGCCCAAGCTGGACGGCGTTTCGGTGCTGGAGCGCTGGCGCAAGGCGGGCGTGACCACGCCTGTGCTGATCCTGACCGCGCGTGACCGGTGGAGCGAGAAGGTCGCCGGGTTTGACGCGGGTGCCGATGACTACCTTACCAAGCCCTTCCACCCGGAAGAATTGCTGGCGCGCCTGCGCGCCCTGACCCGGCGCGCCGCCGGACACGCCAGCGCCATGATGGAAAGCGGTACGCTGACGCTGGATACACGCGGCGCGCGCGTCTTTCTGGGCGATCAGCTGGTTAAGCTGACCAGCCATGAGTTCCGCCTCCTGAGCTATCTCATGCACCACAAGGAGCGGGTGATTTCGCGCACCGAGCTGGTCGAACACATCTACGATCAGGATTTCGACCGCGACTCCAATACGATCGAGGTGTTTGTCGGGCGCCTGCGCAAGAAAATCGGCAATGACCGGATCGAAACCGTGCGCGGACTGGGCTATCGTCTGGTCGACCCAGACACCGGACGCATGGACGCAAGGACCGGGTGA